From one Rhopalosiphum padi isolate XX-2018 chromosome 2, ASM2088224v1, whole genome shotgun sequence genomic stretch:
- the LOC132921073 gene encoding chorion peroxidase-like, whose amino-acid sequence MDRVFIIVSSILTICTFGKTQSIDGECALQLTGSGRTSFFDFNTNTLRGGPLGFGLPGQCITYEAVNQAYIDARKRINVAQTNKDKWTAQELASVGELLLDISIQLTKNYGLSYEEVEKGLPQIDTSRTLIREICPAFLSNVECRPGKYRRYDGLCNNVKHPTWGATNTPFSRLVGPLFSDGMSGPKVSSLNNRDLPTARVVSRTMHPDEGYHEHAATVMLVAFGQFMDHDFTLMGTPADPITKNEPEECCNRPPHLKHPYCNEIPVPDDDYFYSKFNVKCIDFVRAFPSVRPGCRLGSRVPFNTLTGVIDANTVYSVTEDYARHLRTGYGGLLRMNPAFVDHGLKDLLPLRLKDPDEGCTRLNRSQYCFDAGEVRVNEQLVLATMHIIWAREHNRIAKEFGRINPHWDDETVFQEARRIVIAEIQHIAYNEFLPTLLGKGVMEKFGLLLQKEGYWDGYDSNVNPNILSEFSAAALRIGHTFLPTSIERWSKAHKFIASKKLSDLIRRPYDLYRAGVLDEYIMGLTNQVAQAMDDSVTQEVTNTLFKKPGNRFGVDLVAFNIQRGRDFGLPGFMEYRKFCGLPASDLFQSLSGDMPNSTIHRYSTIYDSPEDVDLWSGGVSEKPLPGSMAGPVFSCILATQFSYARRGDRFWYELPNQPSSFSPDQLREIRKARLARVLCDNTDLIDTIQLWPIVLPDHEINPRVPCRSGIIPSVNLNKWADFPTS is encoded by the exons ATGGATAG AGTATTTATAATTGTCAGTTCAATACTGACGATATGCACTTTTGGAAAAACTCAATCTATAGATGGCGAATGTGCACTTCAACTAACTGGTTCGGGAAGGActagtttttttgattttaatactaaCACATTAAGAGGTGGTCCACt tgGTTTTGGTCTACCAGGTCAATGTATCACATACGAAGCAGTCAACCAAGCATATATAGATGCCAGAAAGAGAATAA ATGTGGCACAAACAAATAAAGATAAGTGGACAGCTCAAGAATTGGCATCTGTTGGCGAACTATTGTTGGATATATCCATACAATTGACTAAAAA ctaTGGACTTTCTTATGAAGAAGTAGAAAAGGGATTGCCTCAAATAGATACGTCGAGAACTTTGATCAGAGAGATATGTCCGGCGTTCTTGTCCAACGTCGAGTGCAGACCGGGAAAGTACAGGAGATATGATGGTCTATGTAATAACGTTAAGCACCCGACGTGGGGCGCTACCAATACACCATTTTCGAGACTAGTTGGACCGTTGTTTTCGGACGGCATGAGTGGACCAAAAGTCAGCAGCCTCAATAATCGAGATCTACCGACAGCTAGAGTAGTGTCCAGAACAATGCACCCCGACGAAGGGTACCACGAACACGCGGCTACCGTTATGTTGGTCGCTTTTGGTCAGTTTATGGATCACGATTTCACACTCATGGGAACGCCTGCTG atccaATTACTAAGAACGAACCAGAAGAATGCTGTAATAGACCTCCACATTTAAAACATCCATACTGCAATGAAATTCCTGTTCCTGATGATGATTACTTTTATAGTAAATTCAATGTAAAATGTATCGATTTTGTAAGAGCTTTTCCATCTGTACGACCAGGGTGTCGCTTAG GTTCAAGAGTACCATTCAATACTTTGACTGGTGTAATTGATGCAAATACAGTTTACAGCGTAACCGAAGATTATGCcag ACATTTAAGAACCGGTTATGGAGGTTTACTTCGTATGAACCCAGCGTTTGTTGATCATGGATTAAAAGATTTATTGCCATTGAGACTTAAAGATCCCGATGAAGGATGTACTAGATTGAACCGTTCACAATATTGTTTTGATGctg gaGAAGTTCGAGTAAACGAACAACTCGTACTTGCtactatgcatataatatgGGCAAGAGAGCATAATAGAATAGCTAAAGAGTTTGGTAGAATTAATCCACATTGGGATGACGAAACTGTTTTTCAAGAAGCGAGACGAATCGTTATAGCAGAAATTCAGCACATAGCTTATAACGAGTTTTTGCCTACATTACTTGGAAAAGGAGTTATGGAAAAATTTGGACTACTTTTACAAAaagaa ggTTATTGGGATGGCTATGACTCGAATGTTAACCCCAACATTCTATCCGAATTTTCAGCAGCAGCTCTCAGAATTGGTCACACATTTTTACCTACTTCGATTGAAAGATGGAGCAAAGCTCACAAATTCAtag CATCTAAAAAATTGTCGGATCTCATCCGCCGTCCATACGATTTGTACAGAGCTGGAGTTCTCGATGAGTATATAATGGGCTTAACTAATCAAGTGGCTCAGGCTATGGACGATTCAGTAACACAGGAAGTCACAAATACGTTGTTCAAGAAACCAGGTAATCGGTTTGGAGTGGATTTAGTAGCATTTAATATTCAAAGAGGTAGAGATTTTGGATTACCTGGATTTATGGAATATAG AAAATTTTGTGGATTACCAGCATCTGACTTATTCCAAAGTTTGTCCGGAGATATGCCTAACTCTACTATTCATCGATATTCAACAATATACGA CTCTCCAGAAGACGTAGATTTATGGTCTGGTGGTGTATCCGAAAAACCATTACCAGGAAGCATGGCAGGTCCAgttttttcttgtattttggCTACTCAATTCAGTTATGCCAGAAGAGGTGATCGTTTTTGGTATGAATTGCCAAATCAACCATCTTCGTTCTCTCCAg atCAACTTCGTGAAATCCGAAAAGCTAGATTAGCCCGAGTGTTGTGTGACAATACTGATTTGATCGACACTATTCAGTTATGGCCAATCGTTCTTCCTGATCATGAAAT AAACCCTCGAGTACCATGCCGCAGTGGAATTATTCCATCAGTTAACCTGAACAAATGGGCTGATTTTCCGACGTCGTGA
- the LOC132921072 gene encoding chorion peroxidase-like: MDRVFITVSLVLTLCTFGTTQSLDGECALHLTGSGRTSFFDFNSNTLRGGPLGMGQPGQCITYEAVNQAYIDARKRINVAQTNKDKWTAQELASVGELLLDISIQLTKNYGLSYEEVEKGLPQIDTSRTLIGEVCPTFLSNVECRPGKYRRYDGLCNNVKHPTWGATNTPFSRLVGPLFSDGMSGPKVSSLNNRDLPTARVVSRTMHPDEGYHEHAATVMLVAFGQFMDHDFTLTGTPADPITKNEPEECCNRPPHLKNPYCNEIPVPDDDYFYSKFNVKCIDFVRAFPSVRPGCRLGSRLPFNTLTGVIDANTVYSVTEDYARHLRSGYGGLLRMNPAFIDYGLKDLLPLRLKDPDEGCTRLNRSQYCFDAGEVRVNEQLVLATMHIIWAREHNRIAKEFGRINPHWDDETVFQEARRIVIAEIQHIAYNEFLPILLGKGVMEKFGLLLQKEGYWDGYDPNVNPNILSEFSAAALRIGHTFLPTSIERWSRAHKFIASKKLSDLIRRPYDLYRVGVLDEYIMGLTNQVAQAMDDSITQEVTNALFKKPGNRFGVDLVAFNIQRGRDFGLPGYMEYRKFCGLPASNLFQTLSGDMPNSTIHRYSTIYESPEDVDLWSGGVSEKPLPGSMAGPVFSCILATQFSYARRGDRFWYELPNQPSSFTPDQLHEIRKTRLARVLCDNTDLIDTIQLWPIVLPDHEINPRVPCRSGIIPPLNLNKWADFPKTS; the protein is encoded by the exons ATGGACAG AGTATTTATAACTGTCAGTTTAGTACTGACACTATGTACTTTTGGAACAACTCAATCTTTGGATGGCGAATGTGCACTACATTTAACTGGTTCAGGAAGGACTAgtttttttgatttcaattcTAATACATTAAGAGGGGGCCCACT aGGCATGGGTCAACCAGGACAATGTATCACTTATGAAGCAGTCAACCAAGCATACATAGATGCCAGAAAAAGAATTA ATGTGGCACAAACAAATAAAGATAAGTGGACAGCTCAAGAATTGGCATCTGTTGGCGAACTATTGTTGGATATATCCATACAATTGACTAAAAA CTATGGACTTTCTTACGAAGAAGTAGAAAAGGGATTGCCTCAAATAGATACGTCGAGAACTTTGATCGGAGAGGTGTGTCCGACGTTCTTGTCCAACGTCGAGTGCAGACCGGGAAAGTACAGGAGATATGATGGTCTATGTAATAACGTTAAGCATCCGACGTGGGGCGCTACCAATACACCATTTTCGAGACTAGTTGGACCGTTGTTTTCGGACGGCATGAGTGGACCAAAAGTCAGCAGCCTCAATAATCGAGATCTACCGACAGCTAGAGTAGTGTCCAGAACAATGCATCCCGACGAGGGATACCACGAACATGCGGCTACCGTTATGTTGGTCGCTTTTGGCCAGTTTATGGATCACGATTTCACACTCACGGGAACGCCTGCTG ACCCAATTACAAAGAATGAACCAGAAGAATGCTGTAATCGACCTCCGCACTTAAAAAATCCTTACTGCAACGAAATACCTGTTCCTGATGATGATtacttttatagtaaatttaatgtaaaatgtatcgATTTTGTCAGAGCTTTTCCATCAGTTAGACCAGGATGTCGTTTAG gTTCAAGGTTACCGTTCAACACATTGACAGGAGTAATAGACGCAAATACAGTTTATAGTGTGACTGAAGATTATGCTAG gcatttaaGATCCGGTTATGGAGGCTTACTTCGTATGAACCCAGCGTTTATTGATTACGGATTAAAAGATTTGTTGCCATTGAGACTTAAAGATCCTGATGAAGGATGTACTAGATTGAACCGTTCACAATATTGTTTTGATGCTG gaGAAGTTCGAGTAAATGAACAACTCGTGCTTGCtactatgcatataatatgGGCAAGAGAGCATAATAGAATAGCAAAAGAGTTTGGTAGAATTAATCCACATTGGGATGACGAAACTGTTTTTCAAGAAGCGAGACGAATCGTTATAGCAGAAATTCAGCACATAGCTTATAACGAGTTTTTGCCTATATTACTTGGAAAAGGAGTTATGGAAAAATTTGGACTACTGTTACAAAaagaa ggCTATTGGGATGGTTATGACCCGAATGTTAACCCCAACATCTTATCCGAATTTTCAGCAGCAGCTCTCAGAATTGGTCACACATTTTTACCGACTTCAATTGAAAGATGGAGCAGAGCTCATAAATTTATcg CTTCTAAAAAATTGTCTGATCTTATCCGCCGTCCATACGATTTGTATAGAGTTGGAGTTCTTGATGAGTATATAATGGGGTTAACTAATCAAGTGGCTCAGGCTATGGACGATTCAATAACTCAGGAGGTAACGAATGCGTTGTTCAAGAAACCTGGTAATAGGTTTGGAGTAGACTTAGTAGCATTTAATATCCAGAGAGGCAGAGACTTCGGTTTACCCGGCTACATGGAATAcag aaAATTTTGTGGCTTACCGGCGtctaatttatttcaaactttGTCTGGAGATATGCCTAACTCTACTATTCATCGATATTCAACAATTTACGA ATCTCCAGAAGATGTAGATTTATGGTCTGGTGGTGTATCCGAAAAACCATTACCAGGAAGCATGGCAGGTCCAgttttttcttgtattttggCTACTCAATTTAGCTATGCCAGAAGAGGTGATCGTTTTTGGTACGAACTGCCAAATCAACCATCTTCGTTTACTCCAg atCAATTACATGAAATCCGAAAAACAAGATTAGCCCGAGTATTATGCGATAACACTGATTTAATCGACACTATTCAGCTATGGCCAATCGTTCTTCCTGATCATGAAAT AAATCCTAGAGTACCCTGTCGTAGCGGAATTATTCCACCATTAAACTTAAACAAATGGGCTGATTTCCCAAAGACCTCGTGA